DNA sequence from the Culicoides brevitarsis isolate CSIRO-B50_1 unplaced genomic scaffold, AGI_CSIRO_Cbre_v1 contig_42, whole genome shotgun sequence genome:
TCtgagcaaaaattgaaatttttatttttgttaatttttcgatcgatgtcttttttttgcactgaTTTGAGACAATTAAAGCagtttttgtcatatttattttgtaataaacatCCAGAAAGCTCTAAGTGTTTAATTTAGCATTAATATTTTGGGCgctctacgaaaaaaaaattaaaaaattaatatttctacTGTTTATTTATACTTTAAAAGTTGAACTATAGTTGTGTATAAATAATGTAgaaattacattttcttcattttcacacgcgattttgtttttttatcaaattttagttttaagcttttttgcgTCCATTTTGTCTcttaaattcatataaataaaagcacttttttgttaatttattttttttcctttgcagAAAATTGACCTTCACTCATTTTGTTTCACATTCTCGGttcgttcaaaatttgttaaaaattttgaaggaaacTTCTTGGCAACACtttccgatattttttttcgcgtatttctaaatattttttttatagaagtaATTTCCATTATTCTCAGTATTTTTATTCCTATCTCTACGTTGCAGGATTTGTAGCTCAATGTGGGTTGCTGACGAcagttttttcatacaaaatctcattcttatgatatttttttattattttattttttaaataaatatttttttctttattaatttattttttgatagtttttcagcgaattttatttttaatttttttttgtttgaataatatttttttttttaattttatttatttacataaaagcAGAGCTTTTCGAGTACTTTTCATACCTATACGATCAACTGGAATGCATTATCTTATGAGATATtctaaaacttattttaaaatgactaGATTGCACACACTTAGCTTACTTAACAACTCTCAAAGGCTCAaagcaaaacgaaaaaaaatccacacacaaaattaagatctttattttttttttattttttgttgtatgagtcaattttaatttaattaggtatttaatttaatttaaaaaaaataatttttttaataaaaaaaaattttttttttattttttttaatttattattttttatttaaaaattaaatttaaaatattttcaaaattttaaattttttaaaaaattttaaaaatttttttcaaattttttaaaaattttttaatattttgtgaaaatattttttttgtaaattttttattaaaaaaaaaattaatttttgtaaaaatttttttaataaaaatattcttaaaaaaaaatatttttttttaaataaaaattaaacctgaattaaaatttttaaaaaatcgacaaacacaaaaaattactgatcAATCGAACAGTGCGCTAATCTAAGCCATTTTAAAATGAGCGATTGCattcttttcctttttctcattaaaaacttgcttttttcactttaattagcgctgcatatttattttattttttttccatataatttttttttgtaagtaggATTAAAGCACgatattttttgcacaaatgaTACAAAATAGACTGActaaatttcttacaattattttatttttcagaaaaatttgaaaaaaaatgaaacttggGATTTTAATACTCTCTAagacattaattaaaatgtcttttgtCAGTTTCATTTTAAAGGGGATTAAATAGAGACTGAGCAActtaatttacaataaaaaatattattttaaaaatataattatttaataatagtaaatattttttagaacgaAGTATGGGGTGGCAAGTACATTTTTcgtaattctttgaaaaaaaaaatttttttgtgtacttgtttgacgaaaaattaaaaatttctttttaaattaatttataataataataatattttaattaaaaagaatcgATAATTACACTATTTTCTCCTCatgaatatatattttcagctttttcttTGCTAccttatgattaattttagttttaaagtgttcatttgtttgttttttaatttaattttaaataatttaacgacACTCCCATACTTTGACTGTTTGATCTACGCTTCCAGTTACCACGTAAGGATGTGATTTATGCAtatctaaaagaaaaataattaatttttgggaaattcgatgaaaaatgataaaaaattaccgagAGAAGTACAGAAATGTTGATGAGCATGAAGTGTTTTTGTACATCTTTTGTTCTTGATATCCCAAATTCGCACAGTTTTGTCGTCACTCGCTGTTAACATGTATTTACCGCCTGGATGGAACACAATTCCGCGCACCCAGTTATCGTGTCCTGCGAGTGTGAACAAGCACAAGCCTGAGCTGACGTCccaaatctacaaaaaaaaaagttaatttattttaataaatttattttttatataattaaattcaaaacttattattttaatttatttttattatattattttgatttaaaatttaaaaaaatataaaattaattaatttaaaaatgtttaaaaaattaataaaaatttaaaataattaaatttaattaaaaataaataatttaaaaaaaataaaaacaaatttaaaaaattaaaaaaaaataaaaattaattaaaaatattaattaattttattttatttaacaaaaaaaaaataataataaaaaattacaaaaaatatttttttaaacattttttaaatttttttaatgaaaatgtattaatttattaattaaaatatatttatgaaaaataaatccatttaatttttctaaaaatacatattattgttaatttaattttttttaaataatatttcaaaacacaaaaaaatatatataaaaaatttaaataatattttttgaaatttatttaatttttttttaatattttagtcaaaaattcgttcaaattttaataaaaatcttactcGAATAGTTTTATCCCTTGAACCGGATGCCAAGAAAGGTCCTTGATGAGCTCCCTTTTTGTTATCGATGCCAGCTGCTTCATtaattgctgctgctgcagatTCCGGAGCCCATGCCACGCATTCGACAGTGTGATCGTGATCACgcaattcctgaaaaaaacatgaaaaatttagaattttgtaattttttgacggAAAAAAGTGCGTTACCTTGCAATCTTTTGAGTTAATATGCCATACACGTACTGCATGATCATTTGAACATGTCGCCATTAAATCGCCATCAACATTAACTCGTACCATGCGTACCCATTCACGATGACCAGTGAAGGTTTTTACGCAGTAGCTGtaattttaatcgattaacttttttttctcggcgtgtttttttgataaaattttgcttaccCTGTTGCAACTTCCCACATTTTGATGGTTTTATCACGTGAAGCTGAGAGGAGATAATCGCCGGCGGGCACAAAAGCCACAGATGACACGTTGTGATCATGTCCTTGCATTGTCTTGATACACTCGTATGACTGTTGGAAATCccataattttattgagaGGTCGGAACTGCAAGAagctgcaaagaaaaaaaaataaattattaaaaaattatttattttcaattatttttattttataattcaaataatttaattaatttttaatttatttttaatttaatttaattttttaatttaatttaatttaaaatattttaaaataaaaaaaaattataaaaaatctttaatttttaaattaaataaaaatatttaaaaattataaaaataattaaaataataaaaaaaaatttaataattttttggtactttaattttaaataaaaaattattctatttaattcaaagtatttaattattttttttttaatatttaaactaaaattcagttttcaataaatttattatttttttttttcattattatatttttatttaaaacacaatttaaaaaaaatatataaaaataatttaattttattttaattcaaatattttttaaaatttaataataatttaaaattattttaaaaataattaaaaatatttaaaaaaaataatttaaataaatttttgaatattttttattttttttttttaatttcttaaaaattaattaattatttttttttatcaaaatctaataaaaaaataaatttctcac
Encoded proteins:
- the LOC134836502 gene encoding lissencephaly-1 homolog isoform X2 gives rise to the protein MKMVLSQRQREELNQAIADYLGSNGYNDALEAFRKEADMPNELERKFGGLLEKKWTSVIRLQKKVMELEAKLSEVEKEAIEGAPSRQKRTPSEWIPRPPEKFSLTGHRATVTRVIFHPVFNLMISSSEDATIKVWDFETGEYERSLKGHTDSVQDIAFDQQGKLLASCSSDLSIKLWDFQQSYECIKTMQGHDHNVSSVAFVPAGDYLLSASRDKTIKMWEVATGYCVKTFTGHREWVRMVRVNVDGDLMATCSNDHAVRVWHINSKDCKELRDHDHTVECVAWAPESAAAAINEAAGIDNKKGAHQGPFLASGSRDKTIRIWDVSSGLCLFTLAGHDNWVRGIVFHPGGKYMLTASDDKTVRIWDIKNKRCTKTLHAHQHFCTSLDMHKSHPYVVTGSVDQTVKVWECR
- the LOC134836502 gene encoding lissencephaly-1 homolog isoform X1, with amino-acid sequence MKMVLSQRQREELNQAIADYLGSNGYNDALEAFRKEADMPNELERKFGGLLEKKWTSVIRLQKKVMELEAKLSEVEKEAIEGAPSRQKRTPSEWIPRPPEKFSLTGHRATVTRVIFHPVFNLMISSSEDATIKVWDFETGEYERSLKGHTDSVQDIAFDQQGKLLASCSSDLSIKLWDFQQSYECIKTMQGHDHNVSSVAFVPAGDYLLSASRDKTIKMWEVATGYCVKTFTGHREWVRMVRVNVDGDLMATCSNDHAVRVWHINSKDCKVTHFFPSKNYKILNFSCFFQELRDHDHTVECVAWAPESAAAAINEAAGIDNKKGAHQGPFLASGSRDKTIRIWDVSSGLCLFTLAGHDNWVRGIVFHPGGKYMLTASDDKTVRIWDIKNKRCTKTLHAHQHFCTSLDMHKSHPYVVTGSVDQTVKVWECR